The following proteins come from a genomic window of Hymenobacter canadensis:
- the nth gene encoding endonuclease III — protein sequence MRKAERFRHFLDYFTTNFPAPETELHYASPYELIVAVVLSAQCTDKRVNMVMPALMEQFPTPERLAAASQEDIFPFIRSVSYPNNKAKHLAGLGRLLVSEFGGEVPSTIEELQRLPGVGRKTANVVVSVIYNQPAMAVDTHVFRVSHRLGLVPRTATTPLAVEKELVRHIPEELIPKAHHWLILHGRYICVARQPKCTVCPLSSWCKYYADATSKALKASQKSAAKAPKPSK from the coding sequence ATGCGCAAAGCCGAGCGTTTTCGCCACTTCCTCGACTACTTCACCACCAACTTTCCGGCCCCGGAAACCGAGCTGCATTACGCTTCACCCTACGAGCTGATTGTGGCCGTAGTGCTCAGCGCCCAGTGCACCGATAAGCGGGTAAACATGGTGATGCCCGCCCTGATGGAGCAGTTTCCAACCCCCGAGCGGCTGGCCGCGGCTTCGCAGGAGGATATTTTCCCGTTTATCCGGAGCGTGTCGTATCCAAACAACAAGGCCAAGCACCTGGCGGGACTGGGCCGGCTGCTGGTCAGCGAATTTGGTGGGGAGGTGCCCAGCACTATTGAAGAGCTACAGCGGCTGCCGGGCGTGGGCCGCAAAACAGCCAATGTGGTAGTATCGGTGATTTACAACCAGCCAGCTATGGCCGTGGATACGCACGTGTTCCGGGTGTCGCATAGGCTGGGGCTGGTTCCGCGCACCGCCACCACGCCGCTGGCCGTGGAGAAGGAGCTGGTGCGCCACATTCCAGAGGAGCTAATCCCGAAAGCCCACCACTGGCTCATTTTGCACGGCCGGTACATTTGCGTGGCCCGTCAGCCCAAATGCACCGTGTGCCCGCTCAGCAGCTGGTGCAAATACTACGCCGACGCCACATCTAAAGCGCTGAAGGCAAGCCAAAAATCTGCTGCCAAAGCTCCTAAACCAAGCAAATAG
- a CDS encoding gliding motility lipoprotein GldB, protein MRPILPAILGCCLLLLAACGRDKSSSACTPDPAVASVSAPVQLTRLEKSFFQIRNTADAQRFLAEQPLFANQFLQRRQFPSDEVLAGTLTRLATNQGLQVLGRQTDSVFQDSGKLKTGLEGMFQHIRYNFPAFRVPPVQTFVSGLSQDMFVNDSLIVLGLDFFVGPAARYRPNVPEYILRRYRPEYVLPTAALAISSKYNKKELTNQTMLGEMVQFGKALYFAERVLPCTADSLLIGYTDRELQGVYFNESKIWAHFLDKKLLYNTAPFTVQKYVGERPNIPEIDKTCPGRIGAWVGWQIVRKYMAENPKVTLAQLMADKNPQHILNESHYRPRPRRAER, encoded by the coding sequence ATGCGCCCCATTCTGCCCGCCATACTTGGTTGCTGCCTGCTGCTGCTGGCCGCCTGCGGCCGCGACAAATCCTCTTCCGCCTGCACGCCTGACCCGGCCGTGGCCAGCGTTTCGGCGCCTGTGCAGCTGACCCGGCTGGAAAAGTCCTTCTTCCAGATCCGGAATACGGCCGATGCCCAGCGCTTTCTGGCCGAGCAGCCGCTCTTTGCTAATCAGTTTCTGCAGCGCCGCCAGTTTCCGTCGGATGAGGTGCTGGCGGGCACGCTCACGCGCCTGGCCACCAACCAGGGCCTGCAGGTGCTCGGCCGCCAGACCGACAGCGTATTTCAGGATTCAGGCAAGCTGAAAACCGGGCTGGAAGGCATGTTCCAGCATATTCGCTACAACTTCCCCGCGTTCCGGGTGCCACCCGTGCAAACGTTTGTGTCGGGCTTGAGCCAGGATATGTTCGTGAACGACAGCCTGATAGTGCTGGGGCTGGATTTCTTCGTGGGGCCCGCGGCGCGCTACCGCCCCAATGTGCCGGAGTACATCCTGCGCCGCTACCGCCCCGAGTACGTGCTGCCCACCGCCGCGCTGGCCATCAGCAGCAAGTACAACAAGAAGGAGCTCACCAACCAGACCATGCTGGGCGAGATGGTGCAGTTTGGTAAGGCGCTATACTTCGCGGAGCGGGTGCTGCCCTGCACCGCCGATTCGCTGCTCATCGGCTACACTGACAGGGAGCTGCAGGGCGTGTATTTCAACGAGAGCAAGATCTGGGCGCACTTCCTCGACAAGAAGCTGCTCTACAACACCGCCCCGTTTACGGTGCAGAAGTACGTGGGCGAGCGGCCCAACATCCCCGAAATCGACAAAACCTGCCCCGGCCGCATCGGGGCCTGGGTGGGCTGGCAGATTGTGCGCAAGTACATGGCCGAAAACCCCAAAGTAACCCTGGCCCAACTGATGGCCGACAAAAATCCGCAACACATCCTCAATGAGTCACACTACCGCCCGCGGCCGCGCCGGGCGGAGCGGTAG
- a CDS encoding glycosyltransferase family 4 protein, with amino-acid sequence MHIAVFSQYHTNPDCPATSRHYALLAYLARQHRITLISTCTWEPQRLTQQYPWVPAGVELRVADVPYTNRMGVARRGLAFAQYAAYAVREGLRIDRPDVIWGISTPLTAAWAAAQVARRRKVPWVFEVQDLWPSFPIAMGAVPNRWAQRRLFALEKSLYGSARHIMALSPDMTRYVQATAQTASMAPSRVSTVLNGTDLELAALATDEAVATLRREQGLDGRRVVLYAGTLGRANDIPTLLAAAELLAAQRPEMVWLFMGLGFDEPRVREAAARCPAIRVVPPQPRHAVFSWFRLAEVSVVSFLGLPVLDANSPAKFYDSLAVGTPVVVTNNGWTRELVETHGCGWFSPPSDAPALAQLLHTLLEQPEQLRDAGAAGRQVAATAFDRQQLAATVQEILEAAAR; translated from the coding sequence GTGCACATTGCCGTTTTCAGCCAGTATCATACCAACCCGGATTGCCCGGCCACGAGCCGGCACTACGCGTTGCTGGCGTACCTGGCCCGGCAGCACCGCATCACGCTGATCAGCACGTGCACCTGGGAGCCGCAGCGGCTTACGCAGCAGTATCCGTGGGTGCCGGCTGGCGTGGAGCTGCGCGTGGCTGATGTGCCCTATACCAACCGGATGGGCGTGGCGCGGCGCGGCCTGGCGTTTGCGCAGTACGCGGCCTACGCCGTGCGCGAAGGCCTGCGCATCGACCGGCCCGACGTTATCTGGGGCATCAGCACGCCGCTGACGGCGGCCTGGGCGGCGGCCCAGGTGGCGCGGCGGCGCAAGGTGCCGTGGGTGTTTGAGGTGCAGGATCTGTGGCCTTCGTTCCCGATTGCCATGGGCGCCGTGCCCAACCGCTGGGCCCAGCGCCGCCTGTTTGCGTTGGAAAAAAGCCTGTACGGCAGTGCCCGCCACATCATGGCCCTTTCGCCGGACATGACGCGCTACGTGCAGGCCACCGCACAAACCGCAAGCATGGCCCCATCCCGGGTAAGCACCGTGCTCAACGGCACCGACTTGGAGCTGGCAGCGCTGGCCACCGACGAAGCCGTGGCCACGCTGCGCCGCGAGCAGGGACTGGACGGCCGCCGCGTGGTACTGTATGCCGGCACGCTGGGCCGCGCCAATGATATCCCAACGCTGCTGGCCGCCGCCGAGCTGCTGGCCGCCCAGCGGCCGGAGATGGTGTGGCTGTTTATGGGCCTGGGGTTCGATGAGCCGCGGGTACGGGAGGCTGCGGCCCGGTGCCCGGCCATCCGGGTGGTGCCACCGCAGCCCCGGCACGCTGTATTCAGTTGGTTCCGGCTGGCAGAGGTATCCGTAGTGTCGTTTCTGGGGCTGCCGGTGCTCGATGCCAACTCGCCGGCTAAGTTCTACGACAGCCTGGCCGTGGGCACGCCGGTAGTCGTCACCAACAACGGCTGGACTCGCGAGCTGGTGGAGACCCACGGCTGCGGCTGGTTTTCGCCGCCGAGCGATGCGCCGGCCCTGGCGCAGCTGCTACACACGCTGCTGGAGCAACCCGAGCAGCTACGCGACGCCGGCGCCGCCGGTCGGCAGGTAGCCGCCACCGCCTTCGACCGACAGCAACTAGCCGCCACTGTGCAGGAGATTCTGGAGGCCGCCGCCCGGTAG
- the mutY gene encoding A/G-specific adenine glycosylase, whose amino-acid sequence MTHTYSATAPAFFAATLLEWYPRHRRDLPWRHTRDPYAIWLSEVILQQTRVKQGLPYYLAFVSAYPTVQDLAAAPEDEVLRHWQGLGYYSRARNMHHTAQQVVSEYGGQFPTTYAGLLQLRGVGQYTAAAIASFAFDEQVAVLDGNVFRVLARVFGLTQDIAVPASRKVFQQLADTLIPADQPAEFNQAIMEFGAIQCTPAKPDCLFCPLQSQCFAFQHGMVQELPVKSKAKAARTRHFHYLVLRHNDTLYLRKRGPKDIWEGLYDFHLQETDTAELPPVALLAAIEALGGQLDTSKAEEPVLALRHVLSHQKVEAKFHQVWLREPLGAQALAAAGLGAFSRSQTDDLPKPILIANYIDNSIR is encoded by the coding sequence TTGACTCACACTTATTCCGCCACTGCCCCCGCCTTTTTTGCCGCTACCCTCTTGGAATGGTACCCGCGCCACCGCCGCGACCTGCCCTGGCGCCACACCCGCGACCCGTATGCCATCTGGCTGTCGGAGGTAATTCTACAGCAGACCCGGGTAAAACAGGGCCTGCCGTACTACTTGGCCTTCGTCAGCGCCTACCCTACCGTGCAGGATCTGGCCGCAGCCCCCGAAGACGAAGTACTGCGTCACTGGCAGGGCCTGGGCTACTACAGCCGCGCCCGCAACATGCACCACACCGCCCAGCAGGTAGTAAGCGAATACGGCGGCCAGTTCCCGACCACCTACGCCGGCCTGCTGCAGTTGCGCGGCGTGGGGCAGTATACGGCGGCGGCCATTGCCTCTTTTGCCTTCGATGAGCAAGTAGCCGTGCTTGATGGCAACGTGTTCCGGGTGCTGGCGCGTGTGTTTGGCCTTACGCAGGATATTGCCGTGCCAGCCAGCCGCAAAGTGTTTCAGCAACTGGCCGACACATTGATTCCAGCTGACCAGCCGGCCGAGTTCAACCAGGCCATCATGGAGTTCGGCGCCATCCAGTGCACGCCGGCCAAGCCCGACTGCTTGTTTTGCCCGTTGCAGAGCCAGTGCTTCGCGTTTCAGCACGGCATGGTGCAGGAGCTGCCGGTGAAGAGCAAGGCCAAGGCGGCCCGCACCCGCCACTTTCATTACTTAGTGCTGCGTCACAACGACACCCTATATCTGCGCAAGCGAGGCCCTAAAGACATTTGGGAAGGCCTCTATGATTTTCATTTGCAGGAAACGGACACCGCCGAGCTACCGCCCGTGGCGCTGCTGGCGGCCATAGAGGCGTTGGGTGGTCAGCTTGATACCAGCAAGGCAGAAGAGCCCGTGCTGGCGCTGCGGCACGTGCTCAGCCATCAGAAGGTAGAAGCCAAGTTCCATCAGGTGTGGCTGCGGGAGCCGCTTGGGGCTCAGGCGTTGGCAGCAGCTGGCTTGGGTGCCTTTTCCCGTAGCCAGACGGACGACTTGCCAAAGCCTATTCTGATTGCTAATTATATTGACAATTCGATAAGATAA
- a CDS encoding Rne/Rng family ribonuclease has protein sequence MSNELIINSTQEGERIALLQDKRLIEYHFDRNDTNYSVGDIFLGTVKKVMPGLNAAFIDIGYEKDAFLHYGDLGEQFPSLSKWVRGVQSQKTPVGALKSFGLEKPLDKVGKIADTLKKSQQVLVQIVKEPISTKGPRLSTDISMAGRYLVLVPFSNTISVSKKIVSKTERERLKRLIASIKPDNFGVIIRTVAEGREVAELDRDMQSMTSKWEQLFTALRSAKSNDKVLGELGRTSSMLRDMLNESFDAITVDTTARYEEMRGYLEQIAPDKLGLLKHYTGKVKVFEHLGIEKQLKTLFGKTVTVPGGGYLVIEHTEALHVIDVNSGNKSNQESDQEATAVMVNMLAAKEVARQLRLRDMGGIIVVDFIDMKSAESRKKVEDAVYQVMKHDKARYTILPITKFGLLQITRQRVRPAENIVTGEVCPTCGGTGKISASIQVTDEIDNSIEDLLVTQNQSGITLHVHPFLHAYYTKGLVSRQMKWYLKYYKWIKVTKDTSLGLTDYRIEDENGEEIELHSAAAAMARLQDHEVDITD, from the coding sequence TTGAGTAACGAATTAATCATTAATTCTACTCAGGAAGGAGAACGGATTGCCCTGCTACAGGACAAGCGGCTCATCGAATATCATTTCGACCGCAACGACACCAATTACTCGGTGGGCGACATCTTCCTGGGCACGGTCAAGAAAGTTATGCCCGGTCTGAACGCCGCGTTCATTGATATCGGGTACGAAAAAGATGCGTTTCTGCACTACGGCGACCTGGGCGAGCAATTTCCCTCGCTCAGCAAGTGGGTGCGGGGCGTACAGTCGCAGAAAACCCCCGTTGGCGCCCTCAAGTCGTTTGGCCTCGAAAAGCCGCTCGACAAAGTGGGCAAGATTGCCGACACCCTCAAGAAGAGCCAGCAAGTGCTGGTTCAGATTGTAAAAGAGCCCATTTCCACCAAGGGGCCGCGCCTGTCCACCGATATTTCGATGGCGGGCCGTTACCTGGTGCTGGTGCCTTTTTCGAACACCATCAGCGTGTCGAAGAAGATTGTGAGCAAGACGGAGCGCGAGCGGCTGAAGCGGCTCATTGCTTCCATCAAGCCCGACAACTTCGGCGTCATTATCCGCACGGTGGCCGAGGGCCGCGAAGTGGCCGAGCTGGACCGCGACATGCAGAGCATGACCAGCAAGTGGGAACAGCTCTTCACGGCGTTGCGCTCTGCTAAGTCCAACGACAAAGTGTTGGGCGAGCTGGGCCGCACCAGCTCCATGCTGCGCGACATGCTTAACGAGTCGTTTGATGCCATTACGGTGGATACGACGGCCCGCTACGAGGAAATGCGTGGCTATCTGGAGCAGATTGCGCCTGATAAGCTGGGCCTGCTGAAGCATTACACCGGCAAGGTGAAGGTGTTTGAGCATCTGGGCATTGAAAAGCAGCTGAAAACGCTGTTTGGCAAAACCGTGACGGTGCCCGGCGGCGGCTACCTGGTAATCGAGCACACCGAAGCCCTGCACGTCATCGACGTGAACTCCGGCAACAAGAGCAACCAGGAAAGCGACCAGGAAGCCACGGCTGTGATGGTGAACATGCTGGCAGCCAAGGAAGTAGCCCGGCAGCTCCGGCTGCGCGACATGGGCGGCATTATCGTCGTCGATTTCATTGACATGAAATCGGCGGAGAGCCGCAAGAAGGTGGAGGACGCAGTGTATCAGGTGATGAAACACGACAAAGCGCGCTACACCATTCTGCCCATCACCAAGTTCGGGCTGCTCCAGATTACGCGGCAGCGCGTGCGTCCGGCTGAGAACATCGTGACCGGGGAAGTGTGCCCTACCTGCGGCGGAACCGGCAAAATCTCGGCTTCCATCCAGGTAACTGACGAAATCGACAACAGCATCGAAGACTTGCTGGTGACGCAGAATCAGTCGGGCATTACGCTGCACGTGCATCCGTTCCTGCATGCCTACTACACCAAAGGCCTCGTAAGCCGGCAGATGAAGTGGTATCTGAAATACTACAAGTGGATCAAAGTCACCAAGGACACCAGCCTGGGGCTGACCGATTACCGCATCGAAGACGAAAACGGTGAGGAAATTGAGCTGCACTCGGCGGCGGCGGCCATGGCCCGCCTCCAGGACCACGAAGTAGATATTACCGATTAA
- a CDS encoding porin family protein, whose protein sequence is MKKLLLAALLVGASAATASAQVEIGLKLSPSITNLRTESPSTLGFKNEKSKLTIGGGLVVDYFFGENYAFSSGLQLVGKGGTISYFDPNTSRRQEQKIGMQYLEVPLTVKLFTNDITTDTKLYFQLGGSVGGAIAAKINGEKRYTDPGNNNTETKASDHIIIPEAAVLAGLGVEYQVGQSTKVFAGLSYHRGLLNIDKYFDNERDFQDVTLKNSEFALDLGLKF, encoded by the coding sequence ATGAAAAAACTTCTGCTTGCTGCCCTCTTGGTGGGTGCATCGGCCGCTACGGCTTCGGCTCAGGTCGAAATTGGCCTCAAACTGTCGCCTTCCATCACCAACCTGCGCACCGAATCCCCGAGCACGCTCGGCTTCAAAAACGAGAAGAGCAAGCTCACCATCGGCGGCGGCCTGGTGGTCGACTACTTCTTCGGCGAAAACTACGCCTTCAGTTCGGGCCTGCAACTGGTGGGCAAGGGCGGCACCATCAGCTACTTCGACCCCAACACCAGCCGCCGCCAAGAGCAGAAAATCGGTATGCAGTACCTGGAAGTGCCCCTCACGGTGAAGCTGTTCACCAACGACATCACCACCGACACCAAGCTCTACTTCCAGCTGGGCGGTAGCGTGGGCGGCGCCATTGCCGCCAAAATCAACGGCGAGAAGCGCTACACCGACCCCGGCAACAACAACACCGAAACCAAAGCCTCCGACCACATCATCATCCCGGAAGCGGCCGTGCTGGCGGGCCTGGGCGTGGAATATCAGGTGGGCCAGAGCACCAAAGTATTCGCCGGCCTGAGCTACCACCGCGGCCTGCTCAACATCGACAAGTACTTCGACAATGAGCGCGACTTCCAGGATGTAACCCTCAAAAACAGCGAATTCGCCCTGGACCTGGGCTTGAAGTTTTAG
- a CDS encoding HU family DNA-binding protein, which yields MTKAEVIAEIADKTGIEKADVSATVEAFFKVVKDSMAEGNNIYVRGFGSFVNKKRAKKVARNISKNTSIIIDEHFIPSFKPSKTFIGKIKNSKKIKELANA from the coding sequence GTGACTAAAGCAGAAGTAATCGCCGAAATCGCCGACAAAACCGGCATCGAGAAAGCAGACGTTTCGGCTACCGTGGAAGCCTTCTTCAAAGTCGTGAAGGATTCGATGGCCGAAGGCAACAATATCTACGTGCGTGGCTTTGGCAGCTTCGTAAACAAAAAGCGCGCGAAGAAAGTGGCCCGGAACATCTCGAAAAATACGTCGATCATCATCGACGAGCATTTCATCCCGAGCTTCAAGCCGTCGAAAACTTTCATCGGCAAGATCAAGAACAGCAAGAAAATCAAAGAACTGGCCAACGCTTAA
- the gldD gene encoding gliding motility lipoprotein GldD: MPASRYLLAAGALSVLATACTSAGSDGDYTPKPKGYNRIDLPPHAYQQLPPGHPYTFQYSRYAKVLRDSSYLAQPHWINVYYPQLKANVQITYADLKGNRLLANRLLEDARKLTSKHEIKATAIDEKILKTPNGMRVAVFELQGEVPSQFQFYTTDSTRHFFRGALYFRTATANDSLAPVIDYVKKDIVQLLNTLQYK; encoded by the coding sequence ATGCCTGCTTCCCGATATCTGCTTGCTGCCGGAGCCCTCAGTGTGCTGGCCACGGCCTGCACCTCCGCCGGCTCCGACGGCGACTACACGCCCAAGCCCAAAGGCTACAACCGCATCGACCTGCCGCCGCATGCCTACCAGCAGCTGCCGCCGGGCCACCCATACACGTTCCAGTATTCGCGCTACGCCAAAGTGCTGCGCGACTCCTCGTATCTGGCGCAGCCGCACTGGATCAACGTGTACTACCCGCAGCTGAAGGCCAACGTGCAAATAACGTACGCCGACTTGAAAGGCAACCGCCTGCTGGCCAACCGCTTGCTGGAAGACGCCCGCAAGCTCACCAGCAAGCACGAAATCAAGGCCACGGCCATCGACGAGAAAATCCTCAAAACGCCGAATGGAATGCGGGTGGCCGTGTTTGAGCTGCAGGGTGAGGTGCCCAGCCAGTTTCAGTTCTACACCACCGACAGCACCCGCCACTTTTTCCGGGGCGCGCTCTACTTCCGTACCGCCACCGCCAACGACTCGCTGGCCCCGGTGATTGATTACGTGAAAAAGGATATTGTGCAGTTACTGAACACCCTGCAATACAAGTAA
- the recG gene encoding ATP-dependent DNA helicase RecG, which produces MSNFFQTKLEYLRGVGLQRAQLLQKELGLFTYGDLIQRYPFRYLDRTQFYNICDLHDELPFVQVKGILRNREVVGEGPKKRMVAKVADASGELELVWFKGVNYLEKVIKNHQEYIVFGKPTVFNGRPQMAHPEMEEVTEQKADQSYLQPVYNTSEKLKNYHRVDSKAIMRMVADLLKIALPQVQETLSPALIQQYALMSKATAIQQIHFPQSTELLQTARFRLKFEELFYIQLKLLRQRDQRKVTLAGQLFKEVPTLVHFYKNVLPFDLTGAQKRVIHDIYKDFCAGQQMNRLLQGDVGSGKTIVAFISMLMAADNGAQSCLMAPTEILADQHYVGLKGFADLLGLKIGKLTGSSRTAERRVLHEQLRSGEMNMLVGTHALLEDVVQFKNLGLTIMDEQHRFGVAQRSKLWQKNPHVIPHVLVMTATPIPRTLAMTLYGDLDVSVIDELPAGRKPIVTVHRFDSNRLKVFGFLRDQIKLGRQVYIVYPLIEESEMMADYKDLMDGYESVARAFPEFQISIVHGRMSAAEKDAEMQRFVKNETQIMVATTVIEVGVNVPNASVMVIESTERFGLSQLHQLRGRVGRGADQSYCILMSGYKLSKDSRTRIETMVRTNNGFEIADIDLKLRGPGDLMGTQQSGVLDLLIADLAKDGRILSESRAAAQAILAEDPDLVKPENQAIRRHIESLPATAVNWSRIS; this is translated from the coding sequence TTGAGCAACTTCTTTCAGACCAAACTAGAGTACCTGCGGGGCGTGGGCCTGCAACGGGCGCAGCTGCTGCAGAAAGAGCTGGGCCTGTTCACCTACGGCGACCTGATCCAGCGCTACCCGTTCCGCTACCTCGACCGCACCCAGTTCTACAACATCTGCGACCTGCACGACGAGTTGCCGTTTGTGCAGGTGAAGGGCATTCTGCGCAACCGTGAGGTGGTGGGCGAAGGCCCCAAGAAGCGCATGGTAGCCAAGGTAGCCGACGCCAGCGGCGAGCTGGAGCTCGTGTGGTTCAAGGGCGTGAACTACCTGGAAAAGGTGATCAAGAACCACCAGGAGTACATCGTGTTCGGCAAGCCCACTGTGTTCAACGGCCGCCCCCAGATGGCGCACCCGGAAATGGAGGAAGTGACCGAGCAGAAAGCCGACCAGAGCTACCTGCAGCCGGTGTACAACACCTCCGAGAAGCTCAAAAACTACCACCGCGTCGATAGCAAGGCTATCATGCGCATGGTGGCCGATCTGCTGAAGATTGCCCTGCCCCAAGTGCAGGAAACCCTGTCGCCGGCCCTCATTCAGCAGTACGCGCTGATGAGCAAGGCCACGGCCATCCAGCAGATTCACTTCCCGCAGAGCACCGAGCTGCTGCAAACAGCGCGCTTCCGGCTCAAATTCGAGGAGCTGTTCTACATCCAACTCAAGCTGTTGCGCCAGCGCGACCAGCGCAAAGTGACACTGGCCGGACAGCTGTTTAAAGAGGTGCCCACGCTGGTGCATTTCTACAAAAACGTGCTGCCGTTTGACCTCACTGGGGCCCAGAAACGCGTAATCCACGACATCTATAAGGATTTTTGCGCGGGCCAGCAGATGAACCGGCTCTTGCAGGGCGACGTGGGCTCGGGCAAAACCATCGTGGCCTTCATCAGCATGCTCATGGCCGCCGACAATGGCGCGCAGAGCTGCCTGATGGCCCCCACCGAAATCCTGGCCGACCAGCACTACGTGGGCCTGAAGGGCTTTGCCGATTTGCTGGGGCTGAAAATCGGGAAGCTGACGGGCAGCAGCCGCACCGCCGAGCGGCGCGTGCTGCACGAGCAGCTGCGCTCCGGCGAGATGAACATGCTGGTAGGCACGCACGCCCTGCTCGAAGACGTGGTGCAGTTCAAGAACCTGGGCCTGACCATCATGGACGAGCAGCACCGCTTCGGGGTGGCGCAGCGCTCCAAGCTCTGGCAGAAAAACCCCCACGTAATTCCGCACGTGCTGGTGATGACGGCCACTCCCATTCCGCGCACCCTGGCCATGACGCTCTACGGCGACCTGGACGTGTCGGTGATTGACGAGCTGCCGGCCGGCCGTAAGCCCATCGTCACGGTGCACCGCTTCGACAGCAACCGCCTCAAGGTGTTCGGCTTCCTGCGCGACCAGATCAAGCTGGGCCGGCAGGTGTACATCGTGTACCCGCTCATCGAGGAAAGCGAGATGATGGCCGACTACAAGGACCTCATGGACGGCTACGAAAGTGTGGCCCGCGCCTTCCCCGAGTTCCAGATCAGCATCGTACACGGCCGCATGAGCGCCGCCGAAAAGGACGCCGAGATGCAGCGGTTCGTGAAAAATGAAACCCAGATTATGGTGGCCACCACCGTAATTGAGGTAGGCGTGAACGTGCCCAACGCCTCCGTAATGGTGATTGAAAGCACCGAGCGGTTCGGCCTTTCGCAGCTGCACCAGCTGCGGGGCCGCGTGGGCCGGGGCGCCGACCAGAGCTACTGCATTCTGATGAGCGGCTACAAGCTCAGCAAGGACTCGCGCACCCGCATCGAAACGATGGTGCGCACCAACAACGGCTTCGAAATTGCCGACATCGACCTGAAGCTGCGCGGCCCCGGCGACCTGATGGGCACCCAGCAAAGCGGTGTGCTGGACCTGCTCATTGCCGACTTGGCCAAAGACGGCCGCATTTTGAGCGAGAGCCGCGCCGCCGCCCAGGCTATCCTGGCCGAAGACCCCGATCTGGTGAAGCCAGAAAACCAGGCCATCCGCCGCCACATCGAGAGCCTGCCGGCTACGGCTGTGAACTGGAGCCGCATCAGCTAA
- a CDS encoding single-stranded DNA-binding protein → MAGVNKVILIGNLGKDPEVRHLEGGSTVAHFTLATNEYYRDKQGTRIERTEWHNIAAWRGLAEMAEKFLKKGQQVYVEGKIRTRQYQDKDNQTRYITEIIADEITMLGSRAQGQEASAGATVAAEVPQTFRQEPELDQLPF, encoded by the coding sequence ATGGCTGGAGTAAACAAAGTAATTCTGATCGGAAACCTGGGCAAAGACCCGGAGGTGCGGCACCTGGAAGGCGGCAGCACCGTGGCCCACTTCACGCTGGCCACCAACGAATACTACCGCGACAAACAGGGCACCCGCATCGAGCGTACGGAGTGGCACAACATTGCTGCTTGGCGGGGCCTGGCTGAAATGGCCGAGAAGTTCCTCAAAAAAGGCCAGCAGGTGTATGTAGAAGGCAAAATCCGGACTCGTCAGTATCAGGACAAGGACAACCAGACCCGGTACATTACCGAAATCATTGCCGATGAAATAACGATGCTCGGCAGCCGGGCCCAAGGCCAGGAGGCCTCGGCCGGCGCTACAGTTGCCGCCGAAGTCCCCCAGACGTTCCGGCAGGAGCCAGAGCTGGACCAGCTGCCGTTCTAA
- a CDS encoding tetratricopeptide repeat protein: protein MATRTSSHQLILLAVALALVAGLFLLPKVMVKPKEGKGELAQDAARTANRDNGAAAPSVGGLDEHGHAAGSHDADGGATPEQPHMTIAPAQRQELNTLLAKYRTTADPMAKLRVASDLAIKYKAVEKFDSAGYYLEQLAQARPGEQAWQRAADAYFEAFSFAATQERQKLLAAKCQELYGKVLKNNPENLDAKTNLGMAFMASANPVQGVVLLREVLAADPRNEKAIYNLGLLSMQSNQYEKAVERFRELTKVNPSNVNGQFYLGVALAETGAKEEARAAFQKTKSLSTDPSLTAAVDEQLQKLN, encoded by the coding sequence ATGGCTACACGCACCTCTTCACATCAACTGATTCTGCTGGCAGTGGCCCTGGCCCTGGTGGCCGGGCTGTTTTTGTTGCCCAAGGTGATGGTAAAGCCCAAGGAAGGCAAAGGCGAACTGGCCCAGGATGCCGCCCGCACGGCCAACCGTGACAACGGCGCTGCCGCTCCTTCTGTCGGCGGCCTCGACGAGCACGGCCACGCGGCCGGCAGCCACGATGCCGACGGCGGGGCTACTCCCGAGCAGCCCCACATGACCATTGCGCCGGCCCAGCGCCAGGAGCTGAACACGCTGCTGGCCAAGTACCGGACGACTGCTGACCCCATGGCCAAGCTACGCGTGGCCTCGGATCTGGCCATCAAGTACAAGGCGGTTGAGAAGTTCGACAGCGCAGGCTACTATCTGGAGCAGCTGGCTCAGGCCCGCCCGGGCGAGCAGGCCTGGCAGCGGGCGGCCGATGCGTATTTCGAAGCGTTTAGCTTCGCGGCTACGCAGGAGCGCCAGAAGCTGCTGGCGGCCAAGTGCCAGGAACTCTACGGCAAAGTGTTGAAAAACAATCCGGAGAACCTGGACGCCAAAACCAACCTCGGCATGGCCTTCATGGCCAGCGCCAATCCGGTGCAGGGCGTCGTGCTGCTCCGAGAGGTTTTGGCGGCCGATCCGCGCAACGAAAAGGCCATCTACAACTTGGGCTTGCTCTCGATGCAGAGCAACCAGTACGAGAAGGCAGTAGAACGTTTTCGCGAGTTGACCAAGGTAAATCCGTCAAACGTCAACGGACAGTTTTATCTTGGCGTCGCTTTAGCGGAAACCGGGGCGAAGGAAGAAGCCCGTGCGGCCTTCCAGAAAACCAAAAGCCTGAGCACCGACCCCAGCCTGACGGCCGCGGTAGATGAACAGCTACAGAAGCTTAATTGA